The Acipenser ruthenus chromosome 27, fAciRut3.2 maternal haplotype, whole genome shotgun sequence genome includes a window with the following:
- the LOC117963788 gene encoding angiopoietin-related protein 7-like has protein sequence MFRRMILRFFSLGVSLALLSFAQVGTQVARVSRRRTPAAGGANLLKHISCCEDVKELTVQVANLTSMLAELSKKQEADWINVVMQMMELENGHQQHEGRITEVEGKYSEIHSRLEIMQLQAAQTLPQTSADAIYDCSSLYSRTYKISGVYKLPSDEFMGTPELEVLCDMETNGGGWTVIQRRKVGLTSFNRDWKQYKDGFGNIRGDFWLGNEHIFRLTRQPTVLRIDMEDWEGQTRYAEYNFFTISNEMNSYKLFIANYSGNAGRDSLRYHNNTNFSTKNRDNDKCVDDCAQFRKGGYWYNCCTDSNLNGVFYRYGDHNKNTDGITWYGWHGSHYSLKRVEMKIRPQNFTP, from the exons atgttcagAAGAATGATTTTGCGTTTTTTTTCCCTGGGTGTCTCGCTCGCCCTGCTGTCCTTCGCTCAGGTAGGGACGCAGGTGGCCAGGGTCTCTCGACGCAGGACCCCGGCTGCTGGAGGTGCCAACCTGCTCAAGCACATTAGCTGCTGCGAGGATGTCAAGGAGCTGACGGTGCAGGTGGCCAACCTGACCAGCATGCTGGCGGAGCTCAGCAAGAAGCAGGAGGCAGACTGGATCAACGTGGTCATGCAGATGATGGAGCTGGAGAACGGCCACCAGCAGCACGAGGGCCGCATCACCGAGGTGGAGGGCAAGTACTCGGAGATCCACAGCCGACTCGAGATCATGCAGCTCCAGGCAGCCCAGACCCTCCCACAGACCTCTGCAG ATGCGATCTACGACTGCTCGTCTCTGTACAGCAGGACTTATAAAATCTCTGGAGTATACAAACTACCTTCAGACGAGTTCATGGGAACTCCTGAACTTGAG GTACTCTGTGACATGGAGACGAACGGGGGCGGCTGGACAGTGATCCAGAGGCGAAAAGTGGGCCTGACTTCCTTCAACCGAGACTGGAAACAGTACAAGGATGGCTTTGGGAACATTCGTGGAGATTTCTGGCTTGGAAATGAACACATCTTCCGCCTCACCAGGCAGCCCACTGTGTTGAGGATAGACATGGAG GACTGGGAAGGTCAAACCCGCTATGCCGAGTACAACTTTTTCACGATCAGCAACGAAATGAACAGTTACAAGCTCTTCATTGCCAACTACAGCGGGAACGCTGGCCGTGATTCTCTGAGGTATCACAACAACACCAACTTCAGCACGAAGAACAGAGACAACGACAAGTGCGTGGATGACTGCGCCCAGTTCCGCAAAG GTGGTTACTGGTACAACTGCTGTACAGACTCCAATTTGAACGGCGTGTTTTACCGCTATGGGgatcacaacaaaaacacagacggTATCACTTGGTACGGCTGGCACGGGTCTCACTACTCCCTGAAAAGGGTTGAGATGAAGATTCGTCCTCAGAATTTCACTCCTTAA